In Actinomadura citrea, a single window of DNA contains:
- a CDS encoding ATP-binding protein, whose translation MPVQGHRQRGNLPAEVTNFVGRRHELAAVRNALSTSRLVTLTGVGGVGKTRLAMRAARKLDRAFSDGVWVVQLAELGDAALIPHTMAAALGVDERSTREPLQVLVDHVRDRHLLLVVDNCEHLVEPCAFVINTLLRSAPDLRVLATSRHVLGVAGEQALWVPPLPVPERDARFPASKGAPQYEALTLFTDRVSAVVPGFTITEENWADVVQIGRRLDGIPLALELAAPYLRVLSPHELVARLDDWFRLRGKDHPALLPRHQTLRSVMDWSFELCSEQEQALWARLSVFAGSFDLEAVETVCAGSDVDDGLTGDAMVKLLAGLVEKSVLLREQHGDEVRFRLLETLRQYGEGRLEDSGQEQIFQTRHRDHYLSLAERTEAEWFGPDQMLKLARLRREHSNLQAALDYGLATSDHAHAGLRMVGILAFYWMSGGTAEGRYWLERAVARDTGPTRERVRALWADALIALWQGDVRAIDDLCEKCRTLAGELGDESGLMHARAVEGMASFFQGDLARASALGEETTTRQRALGELNLLVLLRAPLVMATAFQGNLERAISLAQEAIDISRAHGESYNYSFMQQAYAVALWGEGAPNPGRCRQGMTYLAESLRIKQAFAEIPGTLGGIEYLAWFLVASGNEAKAARLFGFVRRAWEKEQELFLFGSELYFAIHDRCAVQARQSLGDEVYEDELSRGAELTLSQAVAYALGEKPDSPSHAPASTEAASPLTRRERQVAELAAQGLSNKQIAVALVIAQRTAEGHIENILSKLNLTSRSQLVAWFHRH comes from the coding sequence GTGACGAACTTCGTGGGCCGTCGTCACGAGCTGGCGGCAGTGCGGAACGCACTGTCCACGTCGAGGCTGGTGACGTTGACCGGCGTGGGCGGGGTGGGCAAGACCCGGTTGGCGATGCGGGCGGCTCGGAAGCTGGACCGGGCGTTCAGCGACGGTGTGTGGGTGGTTCAACTCGCCGAGTTGGGTGATGCGGCGCTGATTCCGCACACCATGGCCGCTGCCTTGGGAGTCGACGAGCGGTCCACCCGCGAGCCGCTGCAGGTGCTGGTCGATCACGTGCGAGATCGACATCTGCTCCTGGTGGTGGACAACTGCGAGCACCTGGTGGAGCCGTGCGCGTTCGTCATCAACACGTTGTTGCGGTCGGCGCCGGACCTGCGGGTGCTGGCGACCAGCCGGCATGTGCTCGGGGTCGCGGGCGAGCAGGCGCTGTGGGTGCCGCCGCTGCCGGTCCCTGAGCGGGACGCGCGTTTCCCGGCGTCGAAGGGGGCGCCCCAGTATGAGGCGCTGACGTTGTTCACGGACCGTGTCTCAGCCGTCGTACCCGGGTTCACCATCACGGAGGAGAACTGGGCGGATGTGGTCCAGATCGGTCGCCGGCTGGACGGTATCCCCTTGGCCTTGGAGTTGGCGGCGCCCTACTTGCGAGTACTGTCGCCCCATGAGCTGGTGGCCAGGTTGGACGACTGGTTCCGGTTGCGGGGCAAGGACCATCCGGCATTGCTGCCGCGTCACCAGACCCTGCGGTCCGTGATGGACTGGAGCTTCGAACTGTGCAGCGAACAGGAGCAGGCGCTGTGGGCACGGCTCTCGGTGTTCGCCGGCAGTTTCGATCTGGAGGCGGTCGAGACCGTCTGCGCCGGCAGCGACGTCGATGACGGTCTCACCGGCGATGCGATGGTGAAGCTGTTGGCCGGTCTGGTCGAGAAATCAGTGTTGTTGCGCGAGCAGCATGGCGACGAAGTCCGATTTCGGCTATTGGAGACCCTGCGCCAGTACGGAGAGGGCCGGCTGGAGGACTCGGGGCAGGAGCAGATCTTTCAGACCCGGCATCGAGATCATTACCTTTCCCTGGCCGAGCGCACCGAAGCGGAATGGTTCGGTCCCGATCAGATGCTGAAGCTCGCCAGGCTGAGACGGGAACACAGTAATCTGCAGGCCGCGTTGGACTACGGTCTCGCCACCTCCGACCACGCCCATGCCGGTCTTCGGATGGTGGGAATTCTGGCCTTCTACTGGATGAGTGGCGGGACTGCCGAAGGCCGATACTGGCTGGAGCGGGCAGTGGCCCGCGACACCGGGCCCACCAGGGAGCGGGTCAGGGCACTGTGGGCCGACGCCTTGATCGCCCTGTGGCAGGGGGACGTCCGAGCCATCGATGACTTGTGCGAAAAGTGCCGAACTCTGGCAGGTGAGCTGGGTGATGAGTCCGGCCTGATGCACGCTCGTGCGGTCGAGGGCATGGCTTCCTTCTTCCAAGGCGACCTGGCTCGGGCAAGCGCCCTGGGGGAAGAGACCACAACGCGTCAGCGGGCGCTCGGGGAGTTGAATCTTCTGGTGCTGCTGCGCGCCCCACTGGTGATGGCAACGGCGTTTCAGGGGAATCTCGAACGCGCCATCAGCCTGGCCCAGGAGGCGATCGACATTTCCAGGGCCCATGGCGAGAGCTACAATTACTCGTTCATGCAGCAGGCGTATGCCGTCGCTTTGTGGGGAGAGGGAGCCCCGAACCCCGGCAGGTGCCGGCAAGGCATGACGTACCTGGCCGAATCTCTGCGTATCAAGCAGGCTTTCGCGGAGATCCCGGGGACGCTCGGTGGAATCGAGTATCTGGCCTGGTTCCTTGTCGCCAGTGGGAACGAAGCAAAAGCGGCGCGACTGTTCGGATTCGTGCGGCGGGCATGGGAGAAAGAGCAAGAACTCTTCCTCTTCGGATCTGAGCTATATTTTGCCATACATGATAGATGTGCGGTTCAGGCGCGGCAGTCCCTGGGGGACGAAGTGTATGAGGACGAATTGTCTCGGGGCGCCGAACTGACCCTGTCCCAAGCCGTCGCGTACGCTCTGGGTGAGAAACCGGACAGTCCCTCTCATGCCCCCGCTTCGACCGAGGCGGCTTCTCCGCTGACTCGCCGCGAGCGGCAGGTCGCCGAACTGGCCGCTCAGGGCCTGTCGAACAAACAGATCGCAGTCGCGCTCGTCATCGCCCAGCGCACCGCCGAAGGGCATATCGAGAACATCCTGAGCAAACTGAACTTGACATCCCGCTCTCAGCTCGTCGCCTGGTTCCATCGCCACTGA
- a CDS encoding HAMP domain-containing histidine kinase, with the protein MSWALVEARVDGVTTSDRKGTGKMLSGSTIEPQSDAHRRGETPELGVGAGGRGWLPAERRRRFVVQVSHEMRTPLAALRLELEEALTNRDVADPFAALKEALQSVERLENTVIALLWLLQRDASERP; encoded by the coding sequence GTGTCGTGGGCGCTGGTGGAAGCGAGAGTCGATGGTGTAACGACCAGCGACCGCAAAGGAACGGGCAAGATGTTGAGCGGCTCAACGATCGAACCCCAGTCAGACGCCCACCGTCGTGGCGAGACTCCTGAACTCGGGGTCGGTGCGGGCGGCCGGGGATGGCTGCCGGCCGAGAGGCGGCGCCGATTCGTCGTCCAGGTCTCGCACGAGATGCGCACACCGCTTGCCGCGCTACGACTGGAGTTGGAAGAAGCCCTGACCAACAGGGACGTCGCCGACCCCTTCGCGGCGCTGAAGGAGGCGTTGCAGAGCGTCGAGCGCTTGGAGAACACGGTGATCGCCCTGCTCTGGTTGCTCCAAAGGGACGCTTCGGAGCGCCCTTAG
- a CDS encoding GntR family transcriptional regulator: MKSASAGPNRSIAGLPENRRHALYEQLKQSIYLGDLEPGRYLVESTLAAMYEVSRTPVREALLRLEQDGLVVRDGSGLTVRDHSPDEILDLYEVRILLEREAGRAAAGRRTTHDLLTLRKAAKRYESVDVDNPRGMVETNREFHQAVWRCTHQLALLDLLERLDLHLGRFPNTTLTYPNRREATIEQHRAIVRAVEAREQERAGDLCAQHFSDARDIRLAQWENED, translated from the coding sequence ATGAAGTCTGCCTCGGCCGGACCGAACCGATCGATCGCGGGCCTCCCCGAGAACCGGCGCCACGCCCTGTACGAGCAACTCAAGCAGTCGATCTATCTCGGCGACCTGGAGCCCGGCCGGTATCTGGTCGAGAGCACGCTCGCAGCCATGTACGAGGTCAGCCGCACTCCCGTCCGGGAGGCGCTGCTGCGCCTGGAGCAGGACGGGCTGGTCGTCCGGGACGGGAGCGGCCTGACGGTCCGCGACCACAGCCCCGACGAGATCCTGGACCTCTACGAGGTGCGGATCCTCCTGGAGCGCGAGGCGGGACGGGCCGCCGCGGGTCGGCGCACGACGCACGACCTGCTGACATTACGGAAAGCAGCCAAGCGCTACGAGTCGGTCGACGTCGACAATCCGCGGGGAATGGTCGAGACGAACCGGGAGTTCCACCAGGCCGTCTGGCGATGTACTCACCAGCTCGCGCTGCTCGACCTGCTCGAACGTCTCGACCTGCACCTGGGCCGCTTCCCCAATACGACACTGACGTACCCGAACCGGCGGGAAGCGACCATCGAGCAGCACCGCGCGATCGTGCGCGCCGTCGAGGCACGGGAACAGGAACGGGCGGGCGACCTCTGCGCCCAGCACTTCAGCGACGCCCGCGACATCCGACTGGCCCAGTGGGAGAACGAGGACTGA
- a CDS encoding polysaccharide deacetylase family protein, producing the protein MDTLAPRDFVGYGPNPPDFVWPNGARLAVNFVVNYEEGAERNVLDGDPAHETLVEARYEVPAGERELFAESTFEYGSRVGVWRLLEALDEHGIVPTIFASALALERNTAVTEAIKERGCDVVGHGYRWIPHTGLTAEQERRNIVNCVETLERLTGRAVQGWFTRPPNTVRTRSLLAQAGLVYDAGSVSDDIPYYEAVDGRPFLIVPYSLDVNDTKFYKGQFFTADDFARYAIDCFDTLAGESVRRPRLMSVGLHPRIIGRPARLPGLLRLIEHLSANGDIWIAGRDEIARFWLETFPPGSAHG; encoded by the coding sequence ATGGACACCCTGGCACCACGCGATTTCGTCGGCTACGGTCCGAACCCGCCGGACTTCGTCTGGCCGAACGGCGCACGGCTCGCCGTCAACTTCGTCGTCAACTACGAAGAGGGCGCCGAACGCAACGTCCTGGACGGCGATCCTGCACATGAGACCCTCGTCGAAGCCAGGTACGAGGTTCCGGCCGGGGAGCGTGAACTGTTCGCCGAGTCGACGTTCGAGTACGGCAGCCGCGTCGGCGTGTGGCGGCTGCTGGAGGCGCTGGACGAGCACGGGATCGTGCCCACCATCTTCGCCTCGGCCCTCGCGCTGGAACGCAACACCGCCGTGACCGAGGCGATCAAGGAGCGCGGCTGCGACGTGGTGGGGCACGGCTACCGCTGGATCCCGCACACCGGCCTCACCGCCGAGCAGGAACGCCGCAACATCGTCAACTGCGTCGAAACGCTTGAGCGCCTCACCGGCCGTGCGGTCCAGGGCTGGTTCACCCGTCCTCCCAACACCGTGCGCACACGCTCATTGCTGGCACAGGCCGGCCTGGTCTACGACGCGGGCTCGGTCAGCGACGACATCCCCTACTACGAGGCGGTGGACGGCCGCCCCTTCCTGATCGTCCCTTACTCGCTCGACGTCAACGACACGAAGTTCTACAAGGGGCAGTTCTTCACCGCCGACGACTTCGCGCGCTACGCGATCGACTGCTTCGACACCCTCGCGGGCGAAAGCGTGCGGCGCCCCCGGTTGATGTCGGTCGGCCTGCACCCGAGGATCATCGGCCGTCCGGCCCGGTTGCCCGGACTGCTGCGCCTGATCGAGCACCTCAGCGCGAACGGCGACATCTGGATCGCGGGCCGTGACGAGATCGCCCGCTTCTGGCTGGAGACCTTCCCGCCCGGGTCCGCGCACGGCTGA
- a CDS encoding asparaginase encodes MSNGTVSLLAMGGTVAAAPDEGGAAARHGAGDLAGTVGGLPVAVRPRDVRTVSSRAVTLDDMWALAAAVREEIEGGAEGVVVTHGTDTLEETAYALAMLVDTVVPVVVTGAMRAPHLPGADGPANIRAAISAALHAPLARYGPVVVFQDEIHVARLVTKHHSTRIAAFASPSAGPVGFLAEDEVELLLGPPPVTDRLPATAPPDRRVEIVPAMAGADGRLVDAIAAEVDALVVAGTGAGHLPPPLADALVRVVRGDRPVVLASRCEDGPILRRTYRGHGSETQLLADGLVASRTLSPLKARLRLVFGLSAGLTARQLF; translated from the coding sequence ATGAGCAACGGCACCGTGAGCCTGCTGGCCATGGGCGGCACCGTCGCGGCGGCTCCCGACGAGGGCGGCGCGGCGGCGCGCCATGGCGCGGGCGACCTGGCGGGCACGGTGGGCGGGCTCCCGGTCGCCGTCCGGCCGCGCGACGTGCGCACCGTCTCCAGCCGGGCCGTCACCCTCGACGACATGTGGGCGCTGGCCGCCGCGGTGCGCGAGGAGATCGAGGGCGGCGCCGAGGGCGTCGTGGTCACCCACGGCACCGACACCCTGGAGGAGACGGCGTACGCGCTGGCGATGCTGGTGGACACGGTCGTCCCCGTCGTGGTCACCGGGGCCATGCGCGCCCCCCACCTGCCGGGCGCCGACGGGCCGGCCAACATCAGGGCGGCCATCAGCGCGGCGCTGCACGCACCTCTCGCCCGGTACGGTCCCGTGGTGGTCTTCCAGGACGAGATCCATGTGGCTCGGCTGGTGACCAAGCACCACAGCACCCGGATCGCGGCCTTCGCCTCCCCCTCCGCCGGCCCGGTCGGGTTCCTGGCGGAGGACGAGGTGGAACTGCTGCTCGGCCCGCCGCCCGTCACCGACCGGCTTCCGGCCACCGCACCGCCGGACCGGAGGGTGGAGATCGTACCGGCGATGGCCGGTGCGGACGGGCGGCTGGTCGACGCCATCGCCGCCGAGGTGGACGCCCTCGTGGTGGCCGGGACGGGCGCCGGGCACCTGCCGCCGCCACTGGCCGACGCGCTGGTACGCGTCGTTCGCGGAGACCGGCCCGTGGTCCTCGCCAGCAGATGTGAGGACGGGCCCATCCTGCGGCGCACCTACCGCGGCCACGGTTCGGAGACCCAGCTGCTGGCCGACGGGCTGGTCGCCTCGCGGACGCTGTCACCGCTCAAGGCGAGGCTCCGCCTGGTGTTCGGCCTCTCCGCCGGACTGACCGCCCGGCAGCTCTTCTGA
- a CDS encoding MmgE/PrpD family protein, giving the protein MSATVHSIDDAVAAAADLEMGRVPEPAVRHAQRVIADTVAAAGATTPEIAALVALDERNGLVTPAGRAGPGHTATVLPAPGRRTYPEHAAFLNATAGTALELDEGMRPTGHPAVQVVPAALAVAEHLHASGTDLLRSVIAGYEVSSRLFRAFRLRPGVHPHGHLGALGAAVAVALLDGTDPVAAARIAATGPVLAMWQPCYEGATARNAFTGHAAASGVRATAMAQAGYSGSAGALEEAFGRVAGEIVDGPELSGPLDYGRLGITRNYFKVHSACALTHCAIEAALDLGTVPAAAIREIRVDTVSVNLKINRQPAANDLSGRFSLPYAVATALLLGDSGVEAFRHRPEVAELARKVTVRADAGFDARWPEAAPARVTVRTDGGTLTSVVDNPRGHHTRPLGAEEHREKFVALLGDSPTSRAWWERLTGLSAVTDCAELFARAER; this is encoded by the coding sequence GTGAGCGCGACCGTGCACAGCATCGACGACGCCGTGGCCGCGGCGGCCGATCTGGAGATGGGCCGGGTACCCGAGCCGGCCGTCCGGCACGCTCAGCGCGTGATCGCCGACACCGTCGCCGCCGCCGGGGCCACGACACCCGAGATCGCCGCCCTGGTCGCCCTCGACGAGCGCAACGGCCTGGTGACACCGGCCGGCAGGGCGGGGCCGGGGCACACCGCGACAGTGCTCCCGGCACCCGGCAGGCGCACGTATCCCGAGCACGCCGCGTTCCTCAACGCGACCGCCGGAACCGCATTGGAGTTGGACGAGGGCATGCGCCCGACCGGTCATCCGGCCGTGCAGGTGGTCCCGGCGGCGCTCGCCGTCGCCGAACATCTGCACGCATCCGGCACCGACCTCCTGCGCTCGGTCATCGCGGGATACGAGGTGAGCAGCCGGCTGTTCCGGGCGTTCCGGCTGCGGCCGGGCGTGCATCCGCACGGACACCTGGGCGCCCTCGGCGCCGCGGTCGCCGTGGCACTGCTCGACGGCACCGACCCGGTGGCGGCGGCCCGCATCGCCGCCACCGGCCCCGTCCTGGCGATGTGGCAGCCCTGCTACGAGGGCGCGACCGCGCGCAACGCCTTCACCGGGCACGCCGCTGCGAGCGGGGTGCGCGCCACGGCGATGGCGCAGGCCGGGTACAGCGGTTCGGCGGGGGCGCTGGAGGAGGCGTTCGGCCGGGTGGCTGGCGAGATCGTGGACGGCCCGGAGCTGTCGGGACCGCTGGACTACGGCAGGCTCGGCATCACCCGGAACTACTTCAAGGTCCACAGTGCCTGCGCCCTGACGCACTGCGCGATCGAGGCGGCACTGGACCTCGGGACGGTGCCGGCCGCTGCGATCCGGGAGATCCGGGTGGACACGGTCAGCGTCAACCTCAAGATCAACCGGCAGCCGGCCGCGAACGACCTGTCCGGCCGGTTCTCTCTGCCGTACGCGGTGGCGACCGCCCTGCTCCTCGGCGACAGCGGCGTCGAGGCCTTCCGCCACCGCCCCGAAGTCGCCGAACTGGCGCGCAAGGTGACGGTTCGGGCCGATGCCGGGTTCGACGCACGGTGGCCGGAGGCCGCCCCGGCCCGTGTCACCGTGCGGACCGACGGCGGCACCCTGACCTCCGTCGTCGACAACCCGCGCGGTCATCACACCCGGCCTCTCGGCGCGGAGGAGCATCGTGAGAAGTTCGTGGCGCTCCTGGGCGACTCGCCGACCTCCAGAGCATGGTGGGAGCGTCTCACCGGGCTGTCCGCGGTGACCGACTGTGCGGAACTGTTCGCGCGGGCGGAGAGATGA
- a CDS encoding MFS transporter: MEVVPHVQENKDDTGTPTPSLAEATKVAKAAFLGTAIEWYDFYIYASTAALVFGKQFFPEMSDVAATLASFATIAVAFAARPIGGLIFAHFGDRIGRKATLVVSLVLMGVSTMLVGVLPTYATAGAIAPVLLVLLRFVQGAAVGGEWGGAVLMATEFAPHDRRARLSAWPQQGVTAGLALSTAVLLLITLVIPEQTYLDWGWRVPFLSSAALIVVGLVLRLRINESPVFEAGRRKAAAHADPGKVSGLPIVSVVQQARRTTVLATLAYVSVSTTFYVAFIFLLAHATGELEMSKASALTAVLISAGAYSIGLRLSAGTADKHGRRTALLWGLGGAIAAIFPVLALVETGEPVLFTVALVLFAFPVGFAYAPVGVYFAELFPTAIRYSGVTAANQAGSLLGAAVAPFIAVGLYEGIGMYAVGGYVVLVSVISAGAVRALGETRHLDLRR; encoded by the coding sequence ATGGAAGTTGTGCCGCACGTTCAGGAAAACAAAGACGATACCGGTACTCCGACACCGTCCCTGGCGGAAGCCACAAAAGTAGCCAAGGCCGCCTTTCTCGGCACCGCCATCGAATGGTACGACTTCTACATCTACGCCAGCACCGCGGCACTGGTATTCGGCAAGCAATTCTTTCCCGAGATGTCCGATGTCGCCGCCACCCTCGCCTCCTTCGCGACCATCGCGGTGGCCTTCGCCGCCCGGCCGATCGGGGGGCTGATCTTCGCTCACTTCGGGGACCGCATCGGCCGCAAGGCGACCCTGGTGGTGTCCCTGGTCCTGATGGGCGTCAGCACGATGCTCGTGGGCGTCCTGCCGACGTATGCGACGGCGGGCGCGATCGCCCCCGTGCTCCTGGTGCTGCTCCGCTTCGTCCAGGGGGCCGCCGTGGGCGGCGAATGGGGCGGAGCCGTGCTGATGGCCACCGAGTTCGCCCCGCACGACCGCAGGGCCCGGCTCTCCGCCTGGCCGCAGCAGGGTGTCACCGCGGGGCTGGCCCTCTCGACGGCCGTGCTCCTGCTGATCACCCTCGTCATCCCCGAACAGACCTACCTCGACTGGGGCTGGCGAGTGCCCTTCCTGTCCAGCGCCGCGCTGATCGTGGTGGGGCTGGTGCTCCGGCTGCGGATCAACGAATCCCCCGTGTTCGAGGCCGGCCGCAGGAAGGCCGCCGCCCACGCCGATCCGGGGAAGGTCTCCGGGCTGCCGATCGTGAGCGTCGTCCAGCAGGCTCGCCGGACCACCGTGCTCGCCACCCTCGCCTACGTGTCGGTCAGCACCACGTTCTACGTCGCCTTCATCTTCCTGCTGGCCCACGCGACGGGCGAACTGGAGATGAGCAAGGCCTCCGCCCTCACCGCGGTGCTCATCTCGGCCGGCGCCTACAGCATCGGCCTGCGCCTGTCGGCGGGAACGGCCGACAAGCACGGCAGGCGCACGGCCCTGCTGTGGGGACTGGGCGGAGCCATCGCGGCGATCTTCCCGGTGCTCGCGCTCGTCGAGACCGGGGAGCCGGTTCTCTTCACGGTCGCCCTGGTGCTGTTCGCCTTCCCGGTCGGCTTCGCCTACGCCCCGGTGGGCGTGTACTTCGCCGAGTTGTTCCCGACCGCCATCCGGTACTCGGGCGTGACGGCTGCCAACCAGGCCGGCTCGCTTCTGGGAGCGGCCGTGGCCCCCTTCATCGCCGTCGGCCTCTACGAAGGGATCGGCATGTACGCCGTCGGAGGCTACGTGGTGCTGGTCTCCGTGATCAGCGCCGGCGCCGTCCGGGCGCTCGGCGAGACCCGGCATCTCGACCTGAGGAGGTGA
- a CDS encoding thiamine pyrophosphate-binding protein has protein sequence MSEDVEDVTGAVVAALVAEDTDVIFALMGDGNVDLLARTATGTDITLVHACHEQGAVAMADGYARFSGRPGVASVTHGPGLSNTATSLLTAAAARSGVVLLAPDTPTGDLDHPQRFDQRGFVGAAGAYFRPLHRPGTVYTDTAAVFRHVRAGRGPAVLNAPTDVMHARLPAGTGSYEPSAAPPSPPPPDPRLVAEAAAALTAARRPAILVGRGVAPGGGAAAVGELADLLAAPIATTLKAKGLLAHHARHLGVAGGLGSGRAGRVLAEADCVLVLGASANQWTTDGGTVLSGGMVVQVDRDGEAIGRHSAADLAVVGDAAATAGALCALIGGTGRPAPDEWTVPDGPDQFVPSAPGTSPVHPRLAVEALDAVLPEDRLLVVDAGHFGSYAQQTLRSWDPRRYAFTHDFGAIGQALGVAIGAAVACPGERVTAVLGDGCLMMSLSELSTVVRYHIPLTLFVMNDGGYGQERHSLTAKGLPDTEAWHAWPDIGDVARGFGIPAHCIRSVRDLDVLQTLPETTGPVLFDVHIDPEPRNPAFAEIAHRLGGAALRQPPST, from the coding sequence ATGAGCGAGGATGTGGAAGACGTCACAGGCGCGGTCGTCGCCGCCCTGGTCGCCGAGGACACGGACGTGATCTTCGCGCTGATGGGAGACGGCAACGTGGACCTGCTCGCGCGGACAGCGACCGGAACCGACATCACGCTGGTGCACGCCTGCCACGAGCAGGGGGCCGTCGCCATGGCCGACGGCTACGCGCGGTTCTCGGGCAGGCCGGGGGTGGCGAGCGTGACGCACGGCCCCGGCCTCAGCAACACGGCCACCTCGCTGCTGACCGCCGCGGCCGCCCGTTCCGGCGTCGTGCTGCTGGCACCCGACACGCCGACCGGCGATCTCGATCACCCCCAGCGCTTCGACCAGCGCGGATTCGTCGGTGCTGCGGGCGCGTACTTCCGGCCGCTGCACCGGCCCGGCACGGTGTACACCGACACCGCCGCCGTCTTCCGCCATGTGCGCGCCGGCCGGGGGCCGGCGGTGCTCAACGCCCCCACCGACGTCATGCACGCCCGGTTGCCCGCCGGGACCGGTTCCTACGAGCCGTCGGCCGCCCCGCCCTCCCCACCGCCGCCCGATCCCCGCCTCGTCGCCGAAGCGGCGGCGGCCCTCACCGCCGCCCGGCGCCCGGCGATCCTGGTCGGACGGGGGGTGGCCCCGGGCGGCGGGGCGGCCGCCGTGGGAGAGCTCGCCGACCTGCTGGCAGCACCGATCGCCACCACCCTCAAGGCGAAAGGCCTGCTGGCCCACCATGCGCGGCACCTCGGCGTGGCAGGCGGGCTCGGCTCCGGGCGTGCCGGCAGGGTGCTCGCCGAAGCCGACTGCGTCCTCGTGCTCGGAGCGTCGGCCAACCAGTGGACCACCGACGGCGGCACCGTCCTCTCCGGCGGCATGGTGGTGCAGGTCGATCGGGACGGCGAGGCCATCGGCAGGCATTCCGCGGCGGACCTCGCCGTCGTGGGAGACGCCGCGGCCACCGCGGGCGCCCTCTGTGCCCTCATCGGGGGCACCGGCCGCCCCGCCCCCGATGAATGGACGGTCCCGGACGGCCCCGACCAGTTCGTTCCGTCGGCACCCGGCACTTCGCCGGTCCATCCCCGGCTCGCCGTGGAAGCGCTCGACGCCGTCCTGCCGGAGGACCGGCTGCTCGTCGTCGACGCCGGGCACTTCGGCTCCTACGCCCAGCAGACCCTGCGCAGCTGGGATCCCCGCCGCTATGCCTTCACCCACGATTTCGGCGCGATCGGCCAGGCGCTGGGGGTGGCGATCGGCGCCGCGGTCGCCTGTCCCGGTGAACGGGTGACGGCCGTTCTCGGCGACGGATGCCTGATGATGAGCCTGAGCGAACTGTCAACGGTCGTGCGGTACCACATTCCGTTGACCCTCTTCGTCATGAACGACGGGGGCTACGGACAGGAACGCCACAGCCTGACCGCCAAGGGCCTGCCGGACACCGAGGCATGGCACGCGTGGCCGGACATCGGCGACGTGGCCCGGGGGTTCGGCATCCCCGCTCATTGCATCCGGTCCGTACGGGACCTCGACGTGCTCCAGACGCTGCCGGAGACGACCGGACCCGTGCTGTTCGACGTCCACATCGACCCGGAACCACGAAACCCCGCGTTCGCCGAGATCGCCCACCGGCTGGGCGGAGCCGCCCTCAGACAGCCCCCGTCCACGTGA